DNA from Patescibacteria group bacterium:
TCTTGATAATCTTTTTGAGCTCTTCTTCTCCCATTTCTTCAGGAAGATATACCGAAAGTATATCAATTTCTTTTTGATTCTTTTCCACTAAATCATCACGGCCGCCGGCCTTAAATTCCGCCATTGCCTCTTTGAGTTGCTTAACCTGCATCTTTATTATTTTCATCACCCCGTCATCCGAAAGTGCGGCGTTGCGGTCAAGCCGCTCGGCGATTATCGCGTTTTTAATCGCGGAATTTAAAAAACGAAGAGTAGAAAGACGCTCCTCGTTCTTTTCTTTTAACGCGGCTACCAAATCCTGATTTATTTTTTCATGGAGAGACATGCGCCTGAATTAAAGATTAGCGATATCGGCGATACGCCTTTTCCAGTTCTTCTCTAATCTGGCCGGTCTTGATGAGATAATCTCTTTTTTTGCGCAGAGACTCGCGCCGTAGCGCGCTCGCCTTTCTTTTTGTGTAGCTCTTATTTTCCGGCCTAAATCTGACCTTCTTTGCCTGAAGAATCTTTCCGCTCTGTTGAACACGGCGCGAGAAACGCCGAACTAGCGTTTCGAAGCTTTCGCCCCGCCGCCTTTTAACTTCTGCCACAAATTTTCACCTTCCTTTCACGATTATTTTAGTAATTTTAGCCCAAAAAGTCAAACGACTTATTCAGTTCCCTGCCCGAGCTTTTTCAGAACCTCGCGGACCGCCTTTTTCTGGTCAACGATTTCCTGGATGCCAGCCTCCATGTCCCGAATTAGAATTGTGCCGTCCAACACCTCTTTTTGACCTAAGATTAGCGAAAATTTAACTCCGAGACGATTGGCAACTTCAAGCTGGGCTTTGAGCGAATCCTTGGAAAAAGCTTCAGACAACTTGATGCCTGCCCGGCGAAAATCTTCAAAAAGGCTGATTGCCTTGATACGCGCCTGTTCGCCAAGCTGGGCAAAAAATATTTTGGGCACTTCATACTCAGGAACCGGGATATTTTTGTCTTTGAGATGACTCACCACTCTCTCCACCCCGATCGCGAATCCGCAGGCCGGGGTTGGCCGACCGCCCAGAGTTTCAACCAATAAATCGTATCGCCCGCCGCCGCCCAACGCCGACTGGCGCAATTCCTCATCTTCATCCTCAGACCATATTTCAAAAACCGTACGGGTATAGTAATCCAGTCCGCGAACTAAGAATGGGTTAAGAATATACGGAACTTCGGCCTCATCCAGGCATTCAAGCACTTTCATGAAATGATTTTTACTATCCTCGTCCAGCCAATCCACGATCTGAGGCGCCTCGCCCCTAATCCCCTGGCAGCCGGGCTCCTTGCAGTCCAAAAGACGCAACGGATTTTTGTTCAGCCGTTTCTTGCATTCCTCGCACAACTGGCCGCGGTGCGCCCGGTAATAATTAACCAGCTCAACCTTGAACGCCTGCCTTGACTCCGGCATGCCCAGGCTGTTTATCTGCACCGTTACCGGCAGGCCCAGTTCTTTAAAAAAATTGTAAGCAATGACAATAAGTTGGGCATCAACCACCGAACTCGCTTCGCCGACTGCCTCAAGCCCAAACTGGTGAAATTCCCGATAGCGACCGGACTGCGGCCGGTCGTGGCGGAACATCGGCCCCCAATACCATAGTTTGACCGGCTGCGGCAAATTGAGCATGCCGTGATTGACGTACGCCCGGACGATTGAAGCCGTTGCCTCGGGACGCAATGAAACGTTGTCTCCGCTCATATCTTGAAAAGAATATAGTTCTTTTTCCACAATATCCGTATCGCGGCCCACCGAACGGATGAATAAAGTCGTTTCCTCCAAAACCGGGGTCTCAATTCGGCCATATGAATAATCCCGCGCCAATTTACTTATTATATTATAAATGTGGCTCCAGTATTTTTCTTCAGCGGGCAGAACATCCTTCATGCCGCGCAAAAGCTGAGGCATGTGGCTCTGCCGTTTTGCCGGCACCGCCTTTGGCTTAGCCGGTCCTTTATCAATTTTTGCTTTTTTGACCATATCCTTGGAAATATTTATATATTATACTCCGGTGATTGAAACATCTTGAGCTTATTGACCGGCCAGCCGCGCAGCCAAACCCGCCCGACGATATAATCGCGGTTTACCGGCCCGAAACTCCGCGAGTCAAGGCTCGAACCGCGGTTATCACCCAACACATAATATTCATCGCCTCTTAGTTTTACCTTCTTCTGACCGGCAGTATAGACATTTTCAAGATATTCTTCCTGCATTTCTGTGCCTTCGGCGTTACCTTCATTATAGACAAATACCTGGCCGTCTTTGATTTCGATTGTTTCATTCGGCAATCCAATCACCCTTTTTATAAAATACTGCTTCGGATCGGCCGGATACCGAAAAACAATAATGTCACCGCGATCCGGATCGCCGAGGCGGTAACTCAATTCATCGATAATCAAATATTCGTGATCATAAAAATTCGGCTCCATGGAAGCGCCCTTCACGTAAAAAGGCTGTATCAAAAAGTAGCGGATCGGAATAATAATTGCGAGCGAAATCGCCACGACCTGGACAATCTCAAAAATAAAACCAACTGCAACCGCGGCCGTGCTCTTTGGCCTAAGAATTTCCTCTTCCGGCTTATTTTTCTTAAAAAATCCCATAAAGTAATTTTGATATTTGTTATTCTCGGGCTCGCTCCATGGTGGGCAACGTCCCGACCCGTCGGGACGACCTTTCCGAATGATTTTAGACAATGGGCAACGCTGGACTCTCCGCCCGAGGCGGACCCGCCCCTGGCGGGGAACCAGCGACCTTTCCGAATGATTTTAGACAATGGGCAACGCTGGACTCGAACCAGCGACCTTTCCGATGTGAACGGAACGCTCTAACCAGCTGAGCTAGTTGCCCGGACGATTATTCCCCAATATATCACGCCGTGAGCTAAAAATCAAGCCGTAAAATATCAGGAAATTAAGCCATCCGCCACTACTGGAAAAATATCCGGAAATGTACTATAATTTACCCAAAACAACATAATATCCACAAAGCAATGAGCGTCGACCTCCTCCCGGACAACAAACTCTCCGAATCCAGAAAGGGATTATTTTTTTTCGGCAGAATATTCATTATCGTGCTGATAATCTTTGCAGTAACGGCCGGAGTTTTTTCTTATAAAATCGTCGCCTCCGAACAAGCGGCCGACGAGGGCATCATGAGCCGCATTTCCCGTTTGCCGGTGTTTAGCGGCCTCAAATTCCTGACCGGCACAGCCGAGCGCGGCCTGCGCGGTCAGAACGAAAATCGCATTAATTTTCTTCTGCTCGGAATCGGCGGCGCCGGCCACGAAGGCCCGGATCTCACCGATACGATCATCATGGCGAGCCTCCGCCCCTCCGACGGCCGTGTCTCAATGCTTTCCATACCGCGCGATCTTTCCGTGGATATCCCCGGATACGGATGGCGGAAAATCAATCATGCCAATGCGTTCGGCGAATGGGACAAAGAAGGCCAGGGCCCGATCCTCGCAAGTCAGGTCGTTTCCAATATCACTGGCCAGCCAATACATTACTACGTTCGCGTAGATTTTGACGGCTTCGTTGAATTCATTAACGAAATCGGCGGCATTGATGTTTATGTGGAAAAAAGCTTCACCGATTATTCTTACCCTAACGGCGATAATAAATACCAGGTTGTATCCTTTGAGGAGGGCCTGCAAAATATGGACGGCGAAGCGGCTTTAAAATTCGTGCGGTCGCGCCATGGCACCAACGGCGAGGCTTCGGATTTTGCGCGAAGCCGCCGCCAGCAGCTCGTCATCGCCGCGGTAAAAAACAAAATACTGACGCCGTCGGTTATGCTGAATCCAAAAAAAATCTTAAGCCTTTATGAATCCGTACAAAAAAGCGTTGAAACGAATCTGACTACCCGCGAAATCTTGCTTCTTGCAAACATTGGATTGCGCGTCGATGCGAATAATATCGACAACATCGTACTCGATGCCGGTCCGTCAAGTCCGCTCTACGCCACAAGCATCGACGGCGCCTACATGATATTGCCGCGGGGCGGG
Protein-coding regions in this window:
- a CDS encoding GatB/YqeY domain-containing protein produces the protein MSLHEKINQDLVAALKEKNEERLSTLRFLNSAIKNAIIAERLDRNAALSDDGVMKIIKMQVKQLKEAMAEFKAGGRDDLVEKNQKEIDILSVYLPEEMGEEELKKIIKNKIMEAGEVTAADFGRIMSAVMKETGGRADGGTVKRLVEEEIAK
- the lepB gene encoding signal peptidase I translates to MGFFKKNKPEEEILRPKSTAAVAVGFIFEIVQVVAISLAIIIPIRYFLIQPFYVKGASMEPNFYDHEYLIIDELSYRLGDPDRGDIIVFRYPADPKQYFIKRVIGLPNETIEIKDGQVFVYNEGNAEGTEMQEEYLENVYTAGQKKVKLRGDEYYVLGDNRGSSLDSRSFGPVNRDYIVGRVWLRGWPVNKLKMFQSPEYNI
- the hisS gene encoding histidine--tRNA ligase → MVKKAKIDKGPAKPKAVPAKRQSHMPQLLRGMKDVLPAEEKYWSHIYNIISKLARDYSYGRIETPVLEETTLFIRSVGRDTDIVEKELYSFQDMSGDNVSLRPEATASIVRAYVNHGMLNLPQPVKLWYWGPMFRHDRPQSGRYREFHQFGLEAVGEASSVVDAQLIVIAYNFFKELGLPVTVQINSLGMPESRQAFKVELVNYYRAHRGQLCEECKKRLNKNPLRLLDCKEPGCQGIRGEAPQIVDWLDEDSKNHFMKVLECLDEAEVPYILNPFLVRGLDYYTRTVFEIWSEDEDEELRQSALGGGGRYDLLVETLGGRPTPACGFAIGVERVVSHLKDKNIPVPEYEVPKIFFAQLGEQARIKAISLFEDFRRAGIKLSEAFSKDSLKAQLEVANRLGVKFSLILGQKEVLDGTILIRDMEAGIQEIVDQKKAVREVLKKLGQGTE
- a CDS encoding LCP family protein; its protein translation is MSVDLLPDNKLSESRKGLFFFGRIFIIVLIIFAVTAGVFSYKIVASEQAADEGIMSRISRLPVFSGLKFLTGTAERGLRGQNENRINFLLLGIGGAGHEGPDLTDTIIMASLRPSDGRVSMLSIPRDLSVDIPGYGWRKINHANAFGEWDKEGQGPILASQVVSNITGQPIHYYVRVDFDGFVEFINEIGGIDVYVEKSFTDYSYPNGDNKYQVVSFEEGLQNMDGEAALKFVRSRHGTNGEASDFARSRRQQLVIAAVKNKILTPSVMLNPKKILSLYESVQKSVETNLTTREILLLANIGLRVDANNIDNIVLDAGPSSPLYATSIDGAYMILPRGGTWDNVRAIAANMFEKNSDGSAQTSTGAAGTGEPEKIRVEIQNGTALSGLAYSASMLLKENNFEIVKIGNAEKRDFAKSVVFDLTQGKKSEDLALLRSLLAADVSISTSGWIFTSTIVPSEVTLTDENSKIKTTAENVDFLVILGMESKNILQ
- a CDS encoding 30S ribosomal protein S21, which produces MAEVKRRRGESFETLVRRFSRRVQQSGKILQAKKVRFRPENKSYTKRKASALRRESLRKKRDYLIKTGQIREELEKAYRRYR